The Nerophis ophidion isolate RoL-2023_Sa linkage group LG24, RoL_Noph_v1.0, whole genome shotgun sequence genome includes a region encoding these proteins:
- the LOC133542288 gene encoding creatine kinase B-type: MPFGNTHNLTKMNYASDQEYPDLSKHNNHMAKVLTADMYERLRSKQTPSGFTLDDVIQTGVDNPGHPFIMTVGCVAGDEETYEVFKELLDPIIQDRHGGYKPTDKHKTDLDFGNLKGGDDLDPNYVLSSRVRTGRSIRGFCLPPHCSRGERRAVETLSIEALASLTGDLKGKYYALKNMTDAEQEKLIDDHFLFDKPVSPLLLASGMARDWPDARGIWHNDNKTFLVWVNEEDHLRVISMQKGGNMKEVFQRFCTGLTKIESLFKDRGHAFMWNEHLGYVLTCPSNLGTGLRAGVHVKLPNMSKNAKFEEVLKRLRLQKRGTGGVDTAAVGGVFDISNADRLGFSEVELVQMVVDGVKLLVDMEKRLEKGQSIEDLMPAQK, translated from the exons ATGCCGTTCGGGAACACCCACAACCTGACCAAGATGAACTACGCCTCGGACCAGGAGTACCCGGACCTGAGCAAGCACAACAACCACATGGCCAAGGTGCTGACCGCCGACATGTACGAGCGGCTGAGGAGCAAGCAGACCCCCAGCGGCTTCACGCTCGACGACGTCATCCAGACCGGGGTCGACAACCCCG GTCATCCGTTCATCATGACGGTGGGCTGTGTCGCCGGAGACGAGGAGACCTACGAGGTCTTCAAGGAGCTCTTGGACCCCATCATCCAGGACCGTCACGGCGGGTACAAGCCCACAGACAAGCACAAGACGGACCTGGACTTCGGCAACCTGAAG GGAGGCGACGACCTGGACCCCAACTACGTCCTGAGCTCTCGTGTCCGAACGGGCCGCAGCATCCGTGGCTTCTGCCTGCCGCCTCACTGCAGCCGAGGGGAGCGCCGCGCCGTGGAGACTCTCTCCATCGAAG CTCTGGCTTCGCTCACCGGAGACCTGAAGGGCAAATACTACGCCTTGAAGAACATGACGGACGCGGAGCAGGAGAAGCTGATCGACGACCACTTCCTGTTTGACAAGCCCGTGTCCCCCCTGCTGCTGGCGTCCGGGATGGCCCGGGACTGGCCCGACGCTCGAGGCATCTG GCACAACGACAACAAGACCTTCCTGGTGTGGGTGAACGAGGAGGACCACCTGAGGGTCATCTCCATGCAGAAAGGAGGGAACATGAAGGAGGTCTTCCAGCGCTTCTGCACCGGACTCACCAAG ATCGAGTCCTTGTTCAAGGACCGAGGTCACGCCTTCATGTGGAACGAGCACCTGGGCTACGTGCTCACCTGCCCGTCCAACCTGGGCACGGGTCTGCGGGCGGGCGTGCACGTGAAGCTGCCAAACATGTCCAAGAACGCCAAGTTCGAGGAGGTCCTCAAGCGCCTGAGGCTCCAGAAGCGCGGGACCG GGGGCGTGGACACGGCGGCGGTGGGCGGAGTCTTTGACATCTCCAACGCGGACAGGCTGGGCTTCTCCGAGGTGGAGCTGGTGCAGATGGTGGTGGACGGCGTCAAACTGCTGGTGGACATGGAGAAGAGGCTGGAGAAGGGCCAGTCCATTGAGGACCTCATGCCGGCTCAGAAGTAG